The genomic window TCGCAATGGCCGTCGGGCGTGCTGTGGCGCGAAAGAAGCGCTCGTCGGATTCTTTTCGCTGGCGGTTGCCAAGCCTTGAAAGCATTCGTGGCGGAGATTAAGAGACGCAGGGACAGGAACCGCTTTCAAAGAGCGAGAGGACATGATGGATTTCGAAGCAGCGCGCGCAAAGATGGTCGACAACCAGGTTCGCACGACGGACGTTACGTCGCATTCCGTGCTGACGGCGTTTCTCACGGTGCCCCGTGAGGCCTTCGTGCCGGAGAAGGCGAAGCTGCTGGCCTATATCGACAATGATGTCGAGATATCAGCCGCAGCTCCCGGAAAGCCTGCCCGCTTCCTGATGGAGGCATCGCCTCTTGCCAAGCTGCTGCAGCTCGCGGCGGTCACAAAGGACGATTTCGTCCTCGAAGTCGGTTGCGGCTCGGGTTACACCTCGGCGCTGCTGTCGATCATTGCCGGCTCGGTTATCGCGCTCGAATGTGACGAGCAGCTCGCGACCGAAGCGAAGACGCAGCTTGCCGGCTACGGCAAGATCGAGGTCGTGACAGGCCCGCTCGAAAAGGGTTACGCTGCCGGCGCTCCTTACGATCTGATCTTCATCAATGGCGCAGTCGAAGAAGTTCCCGCGGCCCTTCTCGGTCAGTTGCGTGATGGTGGCCGTCTGGTGACGGTCG from Rhizobium sp. Pop5 includes these protein-coding regions:
- a CDS encoding protein-L-isoaspartate O-methyltransferase — its product is MMDFEAARAKMVDNQVRTTDVTSHSVLTAFLTVPREAFVPEKAKLLAYIDNDVEISAAAPGKPARFLMEASPLAKLLQLAAVTKDDFVLEVGCGSGYTSALLSIIAGSVIALECDEQLATEAKTQLAGYGKIEVVTGPLEKGYAAGAPYDLIFINGAVEEVPAALLGQLRDGGRLVTVEGYGNAARAKVFVAERGAVSENVFFNASVKPLPGFAKAREFVF